In Pseudomonas poae, a single genomic region encodes these proteins:
- a CDS encoding amidinotransferase yields the protein MQTTNTVLMIRPARFAFNPDTAINNRFQRQPLDPLGAQQKALEEFDGYVDTLRQHGVEVLVVQDTPAPHTPDSIFPNNWWSSHADGSLVLYPMEGQNRRLERNKGVLQVLEQRFSINSTIDLSHLEQQNIFLEGTGSMVLDRQHRISYACHSGRTHHDALRQFAERLDYQLCVFHAVDRHHAPIYHSNVMMSVGRDLSVVCLQALPDEGERRTLERSLRDTGKDILGLDFDQLEAFAGNMLEVHDRDGQPLLVMSASAWNALQPAQRQHVERHTRPVVVNIDNIERIGGGSARCMLAEVHLPARPTFQ from the coding sequence ATGCAAACCACCAATACCGTCTTGATGATTCGCCCGGCGCGCTTTGCCTTCAACCCGGACACCGCGATCAACAACCGCTTCCAACGCCAGCCCCTCGACCCACTCGGCGCGCAGCAGAAAGCGCTGGAAGAGTTCGACGGTTATGTCGATACCTTGCGCCAGCACGGCGTGGAGGTGCTGGTGGTGCAGGACACCCCGGCGCCCCACACCCCCGACTCGATCTTCCCCAACAATTGGTGGAGCAGCCACGCCGATGGCAGCCTGGTGCTGTACCCGATGGAAGGCCAGAACCGACGATTGGAACGCAACAAGGGCGTGCTGCAAGTACTGGAGCAACGCTTTTCGATCAACAGCACCATTGACCTGAGCCACCTCGAACAACAGAACATCTTCCTCGAAGGCACCGGCAGCATGGTGCTCGACCGCCAGCACCGCATCAGCTACGCCTGCCACTCCGGGCGCACCCACCACGACGCCCTGCGCCAGTTCGCCGAACGCCTCGACTACCAGCTCTGCGTGTTCCACGCCGTCGACCGCCACCACGCGCCGATCTACCACAGCAACGTGATGATGAGCGTCGGCCGCGACCTCTCGGTGGTATGCCTGCAAGCCCTGCCCGACGAAGGCGAACGCCGCACCCTTGAACGCTCGCTGCGTGACACCGGCAAGGACATCCTCGGCCTCGACTTCGACCAGCTTGAAGCCTTCGCCGGCAACATGCTCGAAGTCCACGACCGTGACGGCCAGCCGCTGCTGGTGATGTCTGCCAGCGCCTGGAACGCCCTGCAACCCGCGCAGCGCCAACATGTGGAACGCCACACCCGGCCGGTGGTGGTGAACATCGACAACATCGAACGCATCGGCGGCGGCAGCGCCCGCTGCATGCTGGCAGAAGTTCATCTGCCCGCCCGTCCCACCTTTCAATAA
- the lpdA gene encoding dihydrolipoyl dehydrogenase, translating into MSQTLNTTLLIIGGGPGGYVAAIRAGQLGIPTILVEGQALGGTCLNIGCIPSKALIHVAEQFQQTIHHSQGSQLGIEVDVPTLDIRKSVEWKDGIVDRLTTGVAALLKKHKVQVIHGWAKVVDGKTVDVGDQRIQCEHLLLATGSKSVNLPMLPIGGPIISSTEALAPTRVPKRLIVVGGGYIGLELGIAYRKLGAEVSVVEAQERILPAYDAELTAPVNESLKQLGVKLYLKHSVTGFADGSLQVRDPNGDTLSLATDQVLVAVGRKPNTQGWNLEALNLAMNGAAIQIDSHCQTSMRNVWAIGDLSGEPMLAHRAMAQGEMVAELISGKAREFNPAAIPAVCFTDPELVVVGKTPDEAKAAGLDCIVSSFPFAANGRAMTLESKTGFVRVVARRDNHLIVGWQAVGVGVSELSTAFGLSLEMGARLEDVAGTIHAHPTLGEAVQEAALRALGHALHL; encoded by the coding sequence ATGTCTCAGACGTTGAATACCACGCTGCTGATTATCGGCGGCGGCCCTGGCGGTTATGTGGCGGCGATTCGAGCCGGCCAACTGGGCATCCCGACCATCCTGGTGGAAGGCCAGGCGCTGGGCGGCACCTGCCTGAACATCGGCTGCATCCCGTCCAAGGCCTTGATCCATGTGGCCGAACAGTTCCAGCAAACCATCCACCACAGCCAAGGCTCCCAACTGGGCATTGAAGTGGATGTGCCGACCCTGGACATCCGTAAAAGCGTGGAATGGAAAGACGGCATCGTCGACCGCCTGACCACCGGCGTCGCCGCGTTGCTCAAGAAGCACAAGGTGCAGGTGATCCACGGCTGGGCCAAGGTGGTGGACGGCAAGACCGTCGATGTCGGCGACCAGCGCATCCAGTGTGAGCACCTGCTGCTGGCCACCGGTTCGAAAAGCGTCAACCTGCCGATGCTGCCGATTGGCGGGCCGATCATTTCATCCACTGAAGCCCTGGCCCCAACGCGGGTGCCCAAGCGCCTGATCGTGGTGGGTGGTGGCTACATCGGCCTGGAGCTGGGCATTGCCTACCGCAAGCTCGGCGCCGAGGTCAGCGTGGTCGAGGCGCAGGAGCGTATCCTGCCGGCCTACGATGCCGAGCTGACGGCACCGGTGAACGAGTCCCTCAAGCAACTGGGCGTGAAGCTGTACCTCAAGCACAGCGTCACCGGGTTTGCCGATGGCAGCCTGCAGGTACGTGATCCGAATGGCGACACCTTGTCGCTGGCCACCGATCAGGTGTTGGTGGCCGTTGGTCGCAAACCCAACACCCAAGGCTGGAACCTGGAAGCGCTGAACCTGGCGATGAACGGTGCAGCGATCCAGATCGACAGCCACTGCCAGACCAGCATGCGCAACGTTTGGGCGATTGGCGACCTGAGCGGAGAGCCGATGTTGGCGCACCGGGCCATGGCCCAGGGTGAAATGGTCGCCGAACTGATCAGCGGCAAAGCCCGCGAGTTCAACCCGGCGGCGATTCCAGCGGTGTGCTTTACCGACCCGGAACTGGTGGTGGTCGGCAAGACCCCGGATGAAGCCAAGGCCGCCGGTTTGGACTGCATCGTGTCGAGCTTCCCGTTCGCGGCCAATGGCCGTGCCATGACGCTGGAGTCGAAAACCGGCTTCGTGCGCGTGGTGGCGCGGCGTGATAATCACCTGATCGTCGGCTGGCAGGCAGTCGGCGTTGGCGTCTCGGAGCTGTCCACCGCCTTCGGCCTGAGCCTGGAAATGGGCGCGCGGCTGGAAGATGTGGCGGGCACCATCCACGCCCATCCGACCCTGGGTGAAGCGGTGCAGGAAGCGGCGTTAAGGGCCCTTGGCCACGCGCTGCACCTGTAA
- a CDS encoding 3-methyl-2-oxobutanoate dehydrogenase (2-methylpropanoyl-transferring) subunit alpha yields MTQQYEPLRLHVPEPSGRPGCKTDFTYLRLTDAGTVRKPAIDVEPADTADLAKGLIRVLDDQGQALGPWAEGVPVEILRTGMRAMLKTRIFDNRMVVAQRQKKMSFYMQSLGEEAIGSAQALALNIDDMCFPTYRQQSILMARDVPLVDLICQLLSNERDPLKGRQLPIMYSVKESGFFTISGNLATQFVQGVGWGMASAIKGDTKIASAWIGDGATAESDFHTALTFAHVYRAPVILNVVNNQWAISTFQAIAGGEATTFAGRGVGCGIASLRVDGNDFIAVYAASAWAAERARRNLGPTLIEWVTYRAGPHSTSDDPSKYRPADDWSHFPLGDPIARLKQHLIKIGQWSEEEHAAVSAELEAQVIAAQKEAEQYGTLAGGQIPSAATMFEDVYKEMPEHLKRQRQELGI; encoded by the coding sequence ATGACCCAGCAGTACGAACCACTGCGCCTGCACGTGCCTGAACCCTCAGGCCGCCCAGGCTGCAAGACCGACTTCACGTACCTGCGCCTGACCGACGCCGGCACAGTGCGCAAACCCGCCATCGACGTAGAACCCGCCGACACCGCCGACCTGGCCAAGGGCCTGATCCGCGTGCTCGACGATCAAGGCCAGGCCCTGGGCCCGTGGGCCGAAGGCGTTCCCGTCGAGATCCTGCGCACAGGCATGCGCGCCATGCTCAAGACGCGTATCTTCGACAACCGCATGGTGGTCGCCCAGCGTCAGAAAAAAATGTCGTTCTACATGCAAAGCCTTGGCGAAGAAGCCATCGGCAGCGCCCAGGCCCTGGCCTTGAACATCGACGACATGTGCTTCCCCACCTACCGCCAGCAAAGCATCCTGATGGCCCGCGATGTGCCGCTGGTGGACCTGATCTGCCAACTGCTGTCCAACGAGCGCGACCCGCTCAAGGGCCGTCAGTTGCCGATCATGTACTCGGTCAAGGAATCCGGTTTCTTCACCATTTCCGGCAACCTGGCCACCCAATTCGTACAAGGCGTGGGCTGGGGCATGGCCTCGGCGATCAAGGGCGATACCAAGATTGCATCCGCCTGGATCGGCGACGGTGCTACCGCCGAATCGGACTTCCACACCGCCCTCACCTTCGCCCACGTGTACCGCGCGCCGGTGATCCTCAACGTGGTCAATAACCAATGGGCCATTTCCACCTTCCAGGCGATTGCCGGGGGTGAGGCCACCACCTTCGCCGGACGCGGCGTCGGCTGCGGCATCGCCTCGCTTCGCGTGGACGGCAACGACTTCATCGCGGTGTACGCCGCCTCCGCCTGGGCTGCCGAGCGCGCGCGCCGCAACCTCGGCCCTACCCTGATCGAATGGGTCACCTACCGCGCCGGCCCGCACTCCACGTCCGATGATCCTTCGAAATACCGTCCAGCCGACGACTGGAGCCACTTCCCATTGGGCGACCCGATTGCGCGCCTCAAGCAGCACCTGATCAAGATTGGCCAGTGGTCCGAAGAGGAACACGCGGCAGTCAGTGCCGAACTTGAAGCCCAGGTGATCGCTGCACAGAAAGAAGCCGAACAGTACGGCACCCTTGCCGGCGGCCAGATTCCAAGCGCCGCGACCATGTTCGAAGACGTCTATAAAGAGATGCCGGAGCACTTGAAGCGCCAGCGTCAAGAGTTGGGGATCTGA
- a CDS encoding ArsR family transcriptional regulator, which yields MESTLSEGEVAQLRASASKACSLLKALANEDRLLILCQLTQGERNVGELETMTGVRQPTLSQQLGILRDEGLVATRREGKYIFYGLASHEVIQVMKTLSGLYCGAVMKSWA from the coding sequence ATGGAATCTACTCTGAGTGAAGGCGAAGTCGCGCAGTTGCGGGCATCGGCGTCCAAGGCCTGTTCCTTGCTCAAGGCGCTGGCCAATGAGGATCGCCTGTTGATCCTCTGCCAGTTGACCCAGGGCGAGCGCAACGTCGGCGAGTTGGAAACCATGACCGGCGTACGCCAGCCCACCCTGTCCCAACAGTTGGGCATCTTGCGTGACGAAGGGTTGGTCGCCACCCGTCGGGAAGGCAAATACATCTTCTACGGGCTGGCCAGCCACGAAGTGATCCAAGTGATGAAGACCTTGTCCGGCCTGTACTGCGGCGCGGTGATGAAAAGCTGGGCGTGA